ACGATGCGAGCGTAAGGGAACACGGGCAGACCGGCAGGAGGAACCCCTGCTGCAGCTCTCAGGGCCTCCTGCACCCGGTGGTAAGTGTAGAGGAGCACCTCTCCTCCGAGGCCCCGCATCTCAACACTGAGGTAGATGTCCGGATACAAAGCGGAGGAGGCGTTCCACAGCCAGGACAGCTGGTCATTCCTTTTCATCTCCACAGCCGGGCACTCCCCCGTATAGTTGGTGCTTTTGAAGGAGTTGTAGCAGTTGGGGAATCCATAATAACCCCACAGACCGTTTGGTCTTAGTGTCTTCCCCAGTTTCACGGTTTCCTCCATGAATTTCCTTCCAGCTTCCATGAACTCCAGCCGGGCTGCAGCATTTACCTGTGCGGGACTCCAGTCTGGATGTCTGGCTCTCACCAGTGCTTCTGACCCCTCCCAGTACACCTGTTTGCTGTCCCAGTTTCTCTCCCACACAGGCCTCCAGCTCTCCCAGTCCACCACAGCCAGCCCCTGGAAAGCGCCGTCAGGGATGAAGGTGCTGATGTTGGAGCGGGTGGCTCTAAGGTGCTCATCGAGGCTGCAATTTTGGGGCAGCCCTCCATTGATAGGATCACCCTGAACAGAGTATCTGGGGTAAAGACCGAGCTTTTCTGCATAGAAAATAGTGATGTTTCCCCCCATGAAAGTCTGGTTCTGGTTCAA
The nucleotide sequence above comes from Oryzias latipes chromosome 5, ASM223467v1. Encoded proteins:
- the LOC101169103 gene encoding hyaluronidase-1 isoform X1, with the protein product MMWSFWLVVLLSKLQFASSSSSSSFSWSPFLTVWNAPTASCLSQYGVDLDLGMFSIVLNQNQTFMGGNITIFYAEKLGLYPRYSVQGDPINGGLPQNCSLDEHLRATRSNISTFIPDGAFQGLAVVDWESWRPVWERNWDSKQVYWEGSEALVRARHPDWSPAQVNAAARLEFMEAGRKFMEETVKLGKTLRPNGLWGYYGFPNCYNSFKSTNYTGECPAVEMKRNDQLSWLWNASSALYPDIYLSVEMRGLGGEVLLYTYHRVQEALRAAAGVPPAGLPVFPYARIVYTYTLDFLSLEHLIYTVGESAALGSAGVVLWGDGIFSKSKATCEAVKSYIDEVLGSYLVNVTSAAVLCSQTVCSSHGRCQRKDPKPRAYLHLSPAAWKLISRKGPGGRRNYTVLGEMSARTVQEMKSKFQCMCFPGWSGDNCSKPLQE
- the LOC101169103 gene encoding hyaluronidase-1 isoform X2 — its product is MWSFWLVVLLSKLQFASSSSSSSFSWSPFLTVWNAPTASCLSQYGVDLDLGMFSIVLNQNQTFMGGNITIFYAEKLGLYPRYSVQGDPINGGLPQNCSLDEHLRATRSNISTFIPDGAFQGLAVVDWESWRPVWERNWDSKQVYWEGSEALVRARHPDWSPAQVNAAARLEFMEAGRKFMEETVKLGKTLRPNGLWGYYGFPNCYNSFKSTNYTGECPAVEMKRNDQLSWLWNASSALYPDIYLSVEMRGLGGEVLLYTYHRVQEALRAAAGVPPAGLPVFPYARIVYTYTLDFLSLEHLIYTVGESAALGSAGVVLWGDGIFSKSKATCEAVKSYIDEVLGSYLVNVTSAAVLCSQTVCSSHGRCQRKDPKPRAYLHLSPAAWKLISRKGPGGRRNYTVLGEMSARTVQEMKSKFQCMCFPGWSGDNCSKPLQE